One segment of Paraburkholderia sp. PREW-6R DNA contains the following:
- a CDS encoding flagellar brake protein, whose product MDDSVEEHAEKASSAPSPVLTRDAVPVGTPLEWPIVDADGSLLFARGAALASTAERTFLFAHFHPHRGDLLDELAQPQPPAAKADHETPLTLKDMHLEIGALIGVRSQLGSGAPMHPCRIIGFAPNHALFVTPPLQDGRKLDLRAGENIEIVAIASHAVFRFVCTIEAICRAPFDYVVLSRPGVIRRLRERKSIRVRAHLPVRFGIRESGDTYDGLGLAKSISALGMSLTSSWALGAVGERLRIAFRLKCTDTDTRIETTAVIRNVQKGNTPDEPTTHGLELDQLDTTQQMAMKVFVFDRQDDVLYWSNSLK is encoded by the coding sequence ATGGACGATTCTGTTGAGGAACACGCTGAAAAGGCCTCATCCGCCCCATCGCCCGTCCTTACCCGGGACGCGGTGCCGGTCGGCACCCCGCTCGAATGGCCGATTGTCGATGCCGACGGCTCGCTGCTGTTCGCGCGAGGCGCTGCGCTCGCGAGCACCGCTGAGCGCACTTTCCTGTTTGCGCATTTCCACCCACACCGTGGCGATCTGCTCGACGAGCTTGCGCAGCCGCAGCCTCCGGCAGCGAAGGCCGATCACGAAACGCCGTTGACGCTCAAGGACATGCACCTCGAAATCGGCGCACTGATCGGCGTGCGCTCTCAGCTTGGCAGCGGTGCGCCCATGCATCCTTGCCGCATCATCGGCTTTGCGCCCAACCACGCGCTCTTCGTCACGCCGCCATTACAGGACGGCCGCAAGCTGGATCTGAGAGCAGGCGAAAACATCGAAATTGTCGCGATAGCGAGTCATGCCGTGTTCCGCTTTGTCTGCACGATCGAGGCGATCTGCCGCGCGCCGTTCGATTATGTCGTGCTGTCGCGGCCGGGCGTAATTCGCCGTCTGCGTGAGCGCAAGTCGATTCGCGTTCGCGCGCATCTGCCGGTGCGCTTCGGCATTAGAGAAAGCGGCGACACGTACGACGGCCTCGGACTCGCGAAGAGCATCAGCGCGCTCGGCATGTCGCTGACGTCCTCATGGGCGCTCGGTGCGGTCGGCGAGCGTCTACGCATTGCGTTCCGCCTGAAATGCACCGACACGGACACCCGCATCGAGACCACTGCCGTCATCCGGAACGTGCAGAAGGGCAATACGCCCGACGAGCCGACCACGCACGGACTCGAACTCGATCAACTCGACACCACCCAGCAGATGGCGATGAAAGTCTTCGTCTTCGACCGGCAGGACGACGTGCTGTATTGGTCGAACAGTTTGAAGTAG
- the cobA gene encoding uroporphyrinogen-III C-methyltransferase, with product MSRAWLIGAGPGDVELMTLKATRALAQADVVLVDDLVNPDVLQFARADALVVYVGKRGGHPSTPQAGIVAQMLEHVRAGRSVARLKGGDPFVFGRGGEEQQALHEAGIEVQVINGITAGIAAPAAIGIPVTHRDHAQGVVFVTGHGAGSEEPDWAALVATRMTLVIYMGMRRLDDIVAALRAAGLRGDTPCAAIESATRPQQRHVVAPLADFADAVSQAALGSPAIVVIGGVVSLALARAVATVETNAILAAPAPDAGAVSGPAGEP from the coding sequence ATGAGCCGCGCCTGGCTGATCGGCGCGGGCCCCGGCGACGTCGAACTGATGACGCTGAAGGCAACCCGCGCGCTCGCGCAAGCCGACGTGGTGCTCGTCGACGATCTGGTGAATCCGGACGTGCTGCAGTTCGCGCGCGCCGACGCGCTCGTCGTGTATGTCGGCAAACGCGGCGGCCATCCGTCCACGCCGCAGGCGGGCATCGTCGCGCAGATGCTGGAGCATGTGCGGGCCGGGCGCAGCGTCGCGCGTCTGAAGGGCGGCGATCCGTTCGTATTCGGCCGCGGCGGCGAGGAACAGCAGGCGCTGCACGAAGCGGGCATTGAAGTCCAGGTCATCAACGGCATTACGGCAGGCATCGCGGCGCCCGCGGCGATCGGCATTCCCGTCACGCACCGAGATCACGCACAAGGCGTGGTGTTCGTGACCGGGCACGGCGCAGGCAGCGAGGAACCGGACTGGGCCGCGCTCGTCGCCACCCGCATGACGCTGGTGATCTACATGGGCATGCGGCGGCTCGACGATATCGTTGCCGCGCTGCGAGCAGCCGGCCTGCGCGGCGACACGCCGTGCGCGGCGATCGAATCGGCGACGCGGCCGCAGCAGCGGCATGTGGTCGCGCCGCTCGCCGACTTCGCCGATGCGGTTTCGCAGGCCGCATTGGGGTCGCCCGCGATCGTGGTGATCGGCGGTGTGGTGTCGCTTGCGTTGGCGCGGGCCGTGGCTACCGTCGAGACGAATGCGATACTAGCCGCGCCCGCGCCGGACGCCGGTGCAGTGAGCGGCCCGGCAGGTGAGCCATGA
- a CDS encoding cobalamin biosynthesis protein, whose product MKTLSVGIGCRSGSTSAQIERAVRAALGPRAFGQIGVVASLSAKAREPGLLAFCEQHALPLRCFTSEQIAAIALDNPSAAVRKHVGVDGVCEPCALLAAAAPSSEAAAGLVVRKLALDGVTVAIASIRDSAPPASLHHDTRHQDLS is encoded by the coding sequence ATGAAAACGCTGAGCGTGGGCATCGGCTGCCGCTCGGGCAGCACGTCGGCTCAAATCGAGCGCGCGGTGCGCGCCGCGCTCGGTCCCCGCGCGTTCGGGCAGATCGGCGTGGTCGCCTCCCTTAGCGCCAAAGCCCGCGAGCCCGGCCTGCTCGCTTTCTGCGAACAGCATGCTTTGCCGCTGCGATGCTTCACGAGCGAGCAGATCGCGGCGATCGCTCTCGACAACCCTTCTGCGGCCGTACGCAAACACGTCGGCGTGGACGGAGTGTGCGAACCGTGCGCGTTGCTGGCGGCGGCTGCGCCATCCAGCGAAGCCGCTGCGGGCCTCGTGGTTCGCAAGCTGGCGCTCGACGGCGTGACCGTGGCCATCGCGTCGATCCGCGACAGCGCCCCGCCCGCCTCCTTACATCACGACACCCGGCATCAGGACCTTTCATGA
- the cobO gene encoding cob(I)yrinic acid a,c-diamide adenosyltransferase: protein MKTDPESHQRMTERRREGHEKKQAAATVEKGLLIVNTGTGKGKTTAAFGMAVRVLGHGMRLGVVQFIKGALHTSERDFLGAIAHCDFVTMGDGYTWNTQNRDADIATARKGWDEARRMIESGDYQMVILDELNTVLKYEYLPLDEVLAVINARAPMLHVVVTGRHAPDALIEAADLVTEMRIVKHPYREQGVKAQRGVEF from the coding sequence ATGAAAACCGATCCAGAATCCCATCAACGCATGACCGAGCGCCGGCGCGAGGGCCACGAAAAGAAGCAGGCTGCCGCCACCGTCGAAAAGGGTCTGCTGATCGTCAATACCGGCACCGGCAAGGGCAAGACCACCGCCGCGTTCGGCATGGCCGTGCGTGTGCTCGGCCACGGGATGCGGCTCGGCGTCGTGCAGTTCATCAAGGGCGCGCTGCACACGTCCGAGCGCGACTTTCTCGGCGCAATCGCTCATTGCGATTTCGTCACGATGGGCGACGGCTACACCTGGAACACGCAGAATCGCGACGCCGACATCGCCACGGCGCGCAAGGGCTGGGACGAGGCGCGGCGCATGATCGAAAGCGGCGATTACCAGATGGTGATCCTCGACGAACTGAACACCGTGCTCAAGTACGAATACCTGCCGCTCGACGAAGTGCTCGCCGTGATCAACGCGCGTGCGCCGATGCTGCACGTCGTCGTAACCGGCCGCCACGCGCCGGACGCGCTGATCGAAGCCGCCGACCTCGTCACTGAAATGCGCATCGTCAAGCACCCGTATCGCGAGCAGGGCGTGAAGGCGCAGCGCGGCGTGGAGTTCTGA
- the cobN gene encoding cobaltochelatase subunit CobN — protein sequence MHLLRTTPGGFVDDTQGVIRIDQQPAAIVVLSSADTTLSLLASVVPRLGNGFPSVRLANVTYLRQPASVDFYVEDVLQHARVVVVDHLGGEAYWPYGIEQVVALAQRKQQTLAMFSGDLQEDPNLLARSTASADLCHQLWRYLREGGSQNAEAFLRCIAHRTFGWGHEPAPPRVLPAATLYHPAHDTPTIADWQARWQHGAPVAAILFYKAHLQAANTAVFDALIDALEAQRVNPLPIAITSLKDAMSRDVVQTLCEQHGVSLVLNTTAFAASAIDDPDPLALAGDAPVLQVILSGGNREDWLKDNQGLNSRDIAMHIALPEVDGRIITRAISFKGLAYRCPHTQVDVVRYQPDHERVTFIAELSRRWCRLRTAQHADKRLALILANYPMSEGRIGNGVGLDTPASVVGILSMLRDEGYRVADLPANGDALLAKLTKGVTNDPVVRDLRPALQSFALDDYLLHFNALPADVREALNARWGAPEHDPTLRRGRFMIAGWRCGQVFVGIQPSRSRGERDYASYHDAELVPPHAYLAFYFWLRHQFGIDAVVHVGKHGNLEWLPGKSVALSGACWPDLILGPMPHLYPFIVNDPGEGSQAKRRAQAVIIDHLMPPLTRAESYGPLQDLERQVDEYYEALMVDPRRSKLLRRSILSTIVEHRLHEELSVAEPDGEDDENALLTRVDAWLCELKEAQIRDGLHTFGQSPAGVQRRDTLLALGRFPVGDGQRGNAGLVDALARDLKIDHYFDPLSVDWSATWEGPHPDVLLRVSDAPWRHAGDTRERLELLAAQLLRGVCNDDSPAATVPVAAAGNFPQAGQVIERLRNDVLPRLDACGPQEMRNLKRGLEGRFVPPGPSGSPSRGRPDVLPTGRNFYSVDTRAIPTQAAWSLGLKSAQQLIERHLQDKGDYPRAIGLSVWGTATMRTGGDDIAQALALLGVRPKWAPGSHRVTDFEIMPIEAFDRPRIDVTLRVSGFFRDAFANVMHLFDAAVQAVAELDEPEALNPIRARVQRERDALIARGMDAAEARRQAGFRVFSARPGSYGAGLQDMIDSQQWQSDADLADAYQAWGGYAYTQKRAGEDARHAFGTRLAAMDVVLQNQDNREHDVLDSNDYYQFQGGMVAAVRHLGGHQPSIYHADHSNPAAPRVRTLHEEIVRVIRSRVVNPKWLDGVKRHGYKGAAEIAATVDYLYGYDATARVIADHQYALVTDAYLNDADTREFLQRHNPHALHAICERLLEAMQRGLWQAPGDYRAQVEHHLLASEQQIEGMQT from the coding sequence ATGCATCTGCTGCGCACCACGCCGGGCGGTTTTGTCGACGATACGCAAGGCGTGATCCGGATCGATCAGCAGCCGGCCGCGATCGTGGTGCTCAGTTCCGCCGACACCACGCTCTCGCTGCTCGCGAGCGTGGTCCCGCGACTCGGCAACGGCTTTCCGAGCGTGCGGCTCGCGAACGTCACGTACTTGCGGCAGCCGGCGTCCGTCGATTTTTATGTCGAAGACGTGCTGCAGCACGCGCGTGTCGTCGTGGTCGATCATCTCGGCGGCGAAGCGTACTGGCCTTACGGCATCGAACAGGTGGTCGCGCTCGCGCAGCGCAAACAGCAGACGCTCGCGATGTTTTCCGGCGACTTGCAGGAAGACCCGAACCTGCTCGCGCGCAGCACCGCAAGCGCCGACCTCTGTCATCAGCTATGGCGCTATTTGCGCGAGGGCGGTTCACAAAACGCGGAGGCGTTTTTACGCTGCATCGCGCATCGCACGTTCGGCTGGGGACATGAGCCCGCGCCGCCGCGCGTGCTGCCGGCCGCGACGCTCTATCATCCCGCGCACGACACGCCCACGATCGCCGACTGGCAGGCGCGCTGGCAGCACGGCGCGCCCGTCGCGGCGATCCTCTTTTACAAGGCGCATTTGCAGGCGGCCAATACCGCGGTGTTCGATGCACTGATCGACGCGCTCGAAGCGCAACGCGTTAATCCGCTGCCGATCGCGATTACGTCGCTGAAAGATGCGATGAGCCGCGACGTGGTGCAAACGCTCTGCGAGCAGCACGGCGTTTCGCTCGTGCTGAACACGACGGCATTCGCCGCGTCCGCGATCGACGACCCCGACCCGCTCGCACTCGCTGGCGACGCGCCGGTGTTGCAGGTGATTCTGAGCGGCGGCAATCGCGAAGACTGGTTAAAGGACAATCAGGGCCTCAATTCGCGCGACATCGCCATGCATATCGCGCTGCCCGAGGTGGACGGCCGCATCATCACGCGCGCGATCAGTTTCAAAGGCCTCGCTTACCGATGTCCGCACACGCAGGTGGATGTGGTGCGTTATCAGCCGGATCATGAACGTGTGACGTTCATCGCAGAGTTGAGCCGCCGCTGGTGCCGCCTGCGGACTGCGCAGCATGCAGATAAGAGGCTCGCGCTGATTCTCGCCAACTATCCGATGAGCGAAGGCCGCATCGGCAATGGCGTGGGGCTCGATACGCCGGCGTCGGTAGTCGGCATTCTTTCGATGCTGCGCGACGAAGGCTATCGCGTCGCCGATCTGCCTGCGAACGGCGACGCGTTGCTGGCGAAACTCACCAAAGGCGTGACCAACGACCCGGTCGTGCGGGATTTACGGCCCGCGCTGCAGAGTTTTGCGCTCGACGACTATCTGCTGCACTTCAATGCGTTGCCCGCCGACGTGCGCGAGGCGCTGAACGCGCGCTGGGGCGCACCGGAGCACGATCCGACGCTGCGGCGCGGTCGCTTCATGATCGCGGGCTGGCGCTGCGGGCAGGTGTTCGTCGGCATTCAGCCCTCGCGTTCGCGCGGCGAGCGCGATTATGCGAGTTATCACGACGCCGAACTCGTACCTCCGCATGCCTATCTCGCGTTCTATTTCTGGCTGCGTCACCAGTTCGGTATCGACGCGGTCGTGCATGTCGGCAAGCACGGCAATCTCGAATGGCTGCCGGGCAAGAGCGTCGCGTTGAGCGGCGCGTGCTGGCCCGACCTGATCCTCGGGCCAATGCCGCATCTCTATCCGTTCATCGTCAACGATCCGGGCGAAGGCAGTCAGGCGAAGCGGCGTGCGCAGGCGGTGATCATTGATCACCTGATGCCGCCGCTCACGCGCGCCGAAAGTTACGGGCCGCTGCAGGATCTCGAACGTCAGGTCGACGAATACTATGAAGCGTTGATGGTCGATCCGCGTCGCTCGAAACTGCTGCGGCGGTCGATTCTGTCGACCATCGTCGAGCACCGCTTGCACGAGGAACTGAGTGTCGCCGAACCGGACGGCGAGGACGACGAAAACGCGTTGCTCACACGCGTGGACGCATGGCTTTGCGAGTTGAAAGAAGCGCAGATTCGCGACGGCCTGCACACGTTCGGGCAGTCGCCGGCGGGTGTGCAGCGGCGCGATACGTTGCTTGCGTTGGGACGTTTTCCGGTCGGAGACGGGCAACGCGGCAATGCCGGGCTCGTCGATGCGCTGGCGCGCGACCTGAAGATCGATCATTACTTCGATCCGCTGTCGGTGGACTGGTCGGCGACATGGGAGGGCCCGCATCCCGACGTGTTGCTGCGTGTGAGCGACGCGCCGTGGCGGCATGCCGGTGACACGCGCGAACGTCTGGAACTGTTGGCGGCGCAACTGCTGCGCGGCGTATGCAACGATGATTCGCCGGCGGCGACCGTTCCCGTGGCCGCCGCCGGGAACTTCCCACAAGCCGGACAGGTGATCGAGCGTCTGCGCAACGATGTATTGCCGCGTCTGGACGCATGCGGCCCGCAGGAAATGCGCAATCTGAAACGCGGCCTCGAAGGGCGCTTTGTTCCGCCCGGACCTAGCGGCTCGCCTTCGCGTGGCAGACCCGACGTGCTGCCCACCGGGCGCAACTTTTATTCGGTCGATACGCGCGCGATTCCGACCCAGGCCGCGTGGTCGCTCGGGTTGAAGTCCGCGCAACAACTGATTGAACGGCATCTGCAGGACAAGGGCGACTATCCGCGCGCGATCGGCCTCTCGGTCTGGGGCACCGCGACGATGCGAACCGGCGGCGACGATATCGCACAGGCGCTCGCGCTGCTCGGCGTGCGGCCTAAATGGGCGCCTGGCAGTCACCGCGTGACGGACTTCGAGATCATGCCGATCGAGGCGTTCGATCGTCCGCGTATCGACGTGACGTTGCGCGTGTCCGGCTTTTTCCGCGATGCGTTCGCCAATGTAATGCATCTGTTCGACGCCGCCGTGCAGGCCGTCGCCGAACTGGACGAACCCGAAGCGCTCAATCCGATCCGCGCGCGCGTGCAGCGTGAGCGTGACGCGCTGATCGCGCGCGGCATGGACGCCGCCGAAGCACGCAGGCAAGCCGGCTTTCGGGTGTTCAGCGCGCGGCCCGGATCGTATGGCGCGGGTTTGCAGGACATGATCGACTCGCAGCAGTGGCAGTCCGACGCCGATCTCGCGGACGCGTATCAGGCCTGGGGTGGTTATGCGTACACGCAAAAGCGCGCGGGCGAGGACGCGCGCCACGCATTCGGCACGCGTCTGGCAGCCATGGACGTGGTGCTGCAGAATCAGGACAACCGCGAACACGACGTGCTCGATTCGAACGACTACTACCAGTTCCAGGGCGGCATGGTGGCGGCGGTCCGGCATCTAGGCGGTCACCAGCCGAGCATCTATCACGCGGATCACAGCAATCCGGCCGCGCCGCGCGTGCGAACGCTGCATGAGGAAATCGTGCGCGTGATTCGCTCGCGCGTGGTGAATCCAAAGTGGCTCGACGGCGTGAAGCGTCACGGTTACAAGGGCGCCGCTGAAATTGCCGCGACCGTGGACTACCTGTACGGCTACGACGCGACGGCGCGCGTGATTGCCGATCATCAATACGCGCTCGTCACCGACGCATATCTGAACGACGCCGACACACGCGAATTCCTGCAACGTCACAATCCGCACGCGCTGCATGCAATCTGTGAGCGTTTGCTCGAAGCAATGCAGCGCGGCTTGTGGCAAGCGCCCGGCGACTATCGCGCGCAGGTCGAACACCATCTGCTCGCGAGCGAACAACAGATCGAAGGAATGCAAACATGA
- a CDS encoding VWA domain-containing protein — protein sequence MAAKRRAALRADHLRYVQQTPRAGVLHCFVLDCSGSMLAGRRLALAKGLLIALFDRAGATRAEAALVCFGGSGVDLWFGPAVPRWWNERWLEPVGGGGGSPLAAGVGRASRLLEQSARRRPAQQRWLWILTDGRSRDQPVRPADADEVVFVDFERDQVRLGRCEALAQAWGARRFTPEELIG from the coding sequence CTGGCAGCAAAGCGCCGCGCGGCGTTGCGCGCCGACCATCTGCGATACGTGCAGCAGACCCCGCGCGCAGGCGTGCTGCATTGCTTCGTGCTCGACTGCTCGGGGTCCATGCTCGCGGGGCGGCGTCTCGCGCTCGCGAAAGGGCTGCTGATCGCGCTCTTCGACCGTGCTGGCGCGACGCGCGCCGAGGCGGCGCTGGTGTGCTTCGGCGGAAGCGGTGTGGATCTGTGGTTCGGGCCCGCAGTGCCGCGCTGGTGGAACGAGCGCTGGCTCGAGCCGGTCGGCGGCGGCGGCGGTTCGCCGCTGGCAGCGGGGGTCGGGCGTGCCAGCAGGCTGCTGGAGCAAAGCGCGCGACGCAGGCCCGCGCAGCAGCGCTGGTTGTGGATTCTGACCGACGGCCGCAGTCGCGATCAGCCCGTGCGCCCGGCGGATGCGGACGAAGTGGTGTTCGTCGATTTCGAGCGCGATCAGGTCCGGTTGGGACGCTGCGAGGCGCTCGCGCAGGCGTGGGGCGCGCGGCGGTTCACGCCGGAAGAGCTGATCGGGTGA
- a CDS encoding cobyrinate a,c-diamide synthase: MSAVTAIAPHACPALFISAPASGQGKTTITAGLARYHRRLGRRVRVFKTGPDFLDPMILAQASGEPVLSLDLWMVGETACRTLLAQAAAEADLILIEGVMGLFDGTPSSADLAARFGIPVLAVISAKSMAQTFGALAFGLARLRPDVPFYGVLANRTGSARHAQMLQERLPGDLRWCGHIPADAALELPDRHLGLHQAAEIDDLDARLERAADALHQTALAQLPPPVAFGAPRDIALPRRLDGKRIAVARDAAFSFIYPANLALLAALGAQIEYFSPLADERVSPEADALYLPGGYPELHAATLARNARTAQSVRAHVASAKPLVAECGGMLYLLDELTDTQGTSTPMLGLLPGRAVMQTRFTALGMQQIDGRHGPMTGHTFHYSKLTTPLAPRCHATRPQGGAPGEAVYRVGPIVATYMHAYWPSNPAFAAALFNGETF, translated from the coding sequence ATGTCCGCCGTCACTGCGATTGCGCCGCATGCGTGCCCCGCGCTCTTCATCAGCGCGCCCGCATCGGGTCAGGGCAAGACCACGATCACGGCGGGGCTCGCGCGCTATCACCGTCGGTTGGGACGGCGTGTGCGCGTCTTCAAGACCGGCCCCGATTTTCTCGATCCGATGATTCTCGCGCAGGCAAGCGGTGAGCCGGTGCTGTCGCTCGATCTGTGGATGGTTGGTGAAACCGCGTGCCGCACGCTGCTCGCGCAGGCGGCGGCCGAGGCCGATCTGATCCTGATCGAAGGCGTGATGGGTCTTTTCGACGGCACGCCGAGCAGCGCCGATCTCGCCGCGAGATTCGGCATACCGGTGCTCGCGGTGATCTCGGCGAAGTCGATGGCGCAGACCTTCGGCGCACTCGCGTTCGGCCTTGCGCGCTTGCGGCCCGACGTGCCCTTTTATGGCGTGCTCGCCAATCGCACCGGCTCGGCGCGACATGCGCAGATGCTTCAGGAAAGGTTGCCCGGCGATCTGCGGTGGTGCGGCCACATCCCGGCCGACGCCGCGCTCGAGCTGCCCGATCGCCATCTCGGCCTGCATCAGGCCGCCGAAATCGACGACCTGGACGCCCGTCTCGAACGCGCCGCCGATGCGCTCCACCAGACCGCGCTCGCGCAACTGCCGCCGCCGGTCGCGTTCGGTGCACCGCGTGACATCGCGCTGCCGCGGCGGCTGGACGGCAAGCGGATCGCCGTCGCGCGCGACGCTGCCTTCTCGTTCATCTATCCGGCCAATCTTGCGCTGCTCGCGGCGCTGGGCGCGCAAATCGAGTACTTCTCGCCGCTCGCCGACGAGCGCGTGTCGCCCGAGGCCGACGCGCTGTACCTGCCCGGCGGTTATCCCGAACTGCACGCGGCCACCCTCGCGCGCAACGCACGCACGGCGCAGTCGGTTCGCGCGCACGTGGCGTCGGCCAAACCGCTCGTCGCCGAATGCGGCGGCATGCTGTACCTGCTCGACGAACTCACCGACACGCAGGGCACCAGCACGCCGATGCTCGGCTTGCTGCCCGGCCGCGCCGTCATGCAGACACGCTTCACCGCGCTCGGCATGCAGCAGATCGACGGTCGGCACGGACCGATGACCGGCCACACGTTCCATTATTCGAAGCTGACCACTCCGCTTGCGCCGCGCTGCCACGCCACCCGGCCGCAAGGCGGCGCGCCCGGCGAGGCCGTGTACCGCGTGGGGCCGATCGTCGCGACGTACATGCACGCTTACTGGCCTTCCAACCCGGCCTTCGCGGCCGCATTGTTCAATGGCGAAACCTTTTAA
- the cobW gene encoding cobalamin biosynthesis protein CobW, with amino-acid sequence MQTQLRKIPVTVVTGFLGSGKTTLLRHILQHAGGKRIAVIVNEFGELGIDGEILKGCGIGCDEDGVETEGQLYELANGCLCCTVQEEFFPVMERLVERRDQIDHVLIETSGLALPKPLVQAFNWPQIRNSFTVDAVITVVDGPAAASGQFADNPVAVDAQRKADPNLDHESPLHELFEDQLSAADLVILNKTDLLDDARLSAVETLIREDIPPQVKIVRAHMGQLDLHALLGLEAASEETIHLRHDHHGSAEDADHHHDEFDSVVVHAHAPSREAVIAALQSLVESSTIYRVKGFAALPGAPMRLVIQGVGRRFDSYFDRRWQAGELDASAQSRFVLIGEDLDQSALQRAFEAALGAPSNVSAQQA; translated from the coding sequence ATGCAAACTCAGCTGCGCAAGATTCCCGTCACCGTCGTCACCGGCTTCCTCGGCAGCGGCAAGACCACGCTGTTGCGGCACATTCTTCAGCATGCGGGCGGCAAGCGCATTGCGGTGATCGTCAACGAGTTCGGCGAGCTCGGTATCGACGGTGAAATCCTCAAGGGTTGCGGGATCGGCTGCGATGAAGACGGCGTCGAAACCGAAGGCCAACTGTACGAACTCGCGAACGGCTGCCTGTGCTGCACCGTGCAGGAAGAGTTCTTCCCGGTGATGGAGCGGCTCGTCGAGCGGCGCGACCAGATCGACCACGTGCTGATCGAAACGTCCGGCCTCGCGTTGCCCAAGCCGCTCGTGCAGGCGTTCAACTGGCCGCAGATCAGGAACAGCTTTACCGTCGACGCGGTGATCACGGTCGTCGACGGTCCGGCTGCCGCAAGCGGGCAGTTCGCGGACAACCCGGTCGCGGTAGACGCACAGCGCAAAGCCGACCCGAATCTCGACCACGAATCGCCACTGCATGAACTTTTCGAAGACCAGTTGTCCGCGGCGGATCTGGTGATCCTGAACAAGACGGACCTGCTCGACGACGCGCGCCTAAGCGCGGTGGAGACGCTGATTCGCGAGGACATTCCGCCGCAGGTGAAGATCGTGCGCGCCCACATGGGTCAGCTCGATCTGCATGCGCTGCTGGGTCTCGAAGCGGCGTCGGAGGAAACGATCCACCTGCGCCACGACCATCACGGTTCGGCTGAAGACGCCGACCATCATCACGATGAATTCGACTCGGTGGTCGTGCATGCGCACGCGCCGTCGCGCGAGGCGGTGATCGCGGCGTTGCAATCGCTCGTGGAGAGCAGCACGATTTATCGCGTGAAGGGCTTCGCCGCGCTGCCGGGTGCGCCGATGCGGCTCGTGATTCAAGGCGTGGGCCGCCGCTTCGACAGCTATTTCGACCGGCGCTGGCAGGCAGGCGAACTCGACGCGTCGGCGCAAAGCCGTTTCGTGCTGATCGGTGAAGACCTCGATCAGTCGGCGCTGCAGCGCGCGTTCGAAGCGGCGCTGGGCGCGCCGTCGAACGTCAGCGCGCAGCAGGCCTGA
- a CDS encoding ATP-binding protein, whose amino-acid sequence MSAATSRPAFPFAALIGQAPLQQALLLAAIDPGLGGVLVSGPRGTAKSTAARALAELLPQGQLVTLPLGASEDRLIGTLDIEAVLRDGEVRFSPGLLAKAHRGVLYVDEVNLLPDALVDALLDAAASGVNTIERDGVSHSHDASFVLIGTMNPEEGELRPQLIDRFGLMVELQNCFDPDVRQAIVKARLAFDVDPQGFRAAYASQQNDYVQRIGAARMALSRLSFDDTVHAHVSARCIEAAVDGLRADLVMLRAARALAALEQAAAVSVEHVERVAEAVLVHRRHQRDTNRSGGAQERGAGDSPSSASSEGREQTASGAVQGDWGYLPPEPAATTPVKGVKGVIALNVKKR is encoded by the coding sequence ATGAGTGCAGCCACGTCACGGCCCGCGTTTCCGTTCGCCGCGCTGATCGGCCAGGCGCCCTTGCAGCAGGCGCTGCTGCTGGCCGCGATCGATCCCGGCCTCGGCGGCGTGCTGGTGAGCGGGCCGCGCGGCACCGCGAAATCCACGGCTGCGCGTGCGCTTGCCGAATTGCTGCCGCAAGGGCAACTGGTGACGCTGCCGCTCGGCGCGAGCGAAGACCGGTTGATCGGCACGCTCGACATCGAAGCGGTGTTGCGCGACGGCGAGGTGCGTTTCTCGCCGGGACTGCTCGCGAAAGCGCATCGCGGCGTACTTTATGTCGACGAAGTCAACCTGCTGCCCGACGCGTTGGTCGATGCATTGCTCGACGCCGCGGCGAGCGGCGTGAATACGATCGAGCGCGATGGCGTGTCGCACAGTCACGACGCGAGCTTCGTGCTGATCGGCACAATGAATCCCGAAGAAGGCGAGTTGCGGCCGCAGTTGATCGATCGTTTTGGGCTCATGGTCGAGTTGCAGAACTGTTTCGACCCGGACGTGCGGCAGGCCATCGTGAAGGCGCGTCTGGCGTTCGATGTCGACCCGCAGGGTTTCCGCGCGGCTTACGCTTCGCAACAGAATGACTATGTGCAGCGGATCGGCGCTGCACGTATGGCGTTGTCACGACTTTCATTCGACGACACCGTGCATGCGCATGTCAGCGCGCGCTGCATCGAGGCAGCCGTCGATGGCTTGCGCGCCGACCTCGTGATGCTGCGTGCGGCGCGCGCGCTGGCCGCGCTGGAGCAGGCCGCCGCCGTAAGCGTGGAGCATGTGGAGCGGGTTGCTGAAGCTGTGCTGGTTCATCGGCGGCATCAGCGCGACACAAATCGGAGTGGCGGTGCGCAGGAACGTGGGGCCGGCGATTCGCCTTCTTCTGCGTCCTCAGAAGGACGCGAGCAGACGGCCTCGGGTGCGGTGCAGGGCGACTGGGGATATTTGCCGCCGGAGCCGGCTGCCACGACGCCCGTGAAGGGCGTGAAGGGCGTGATCGCGCTCAACGTAAAAAAGCGCTGA